One segment of Chionomys nivalis chromosome 3, mChiNiv1.1, whole genome shotgun sequence DNA contains the following:
- the Slc25a1 gene encoding tricarboxylate transport protein, mitochondrial: MAEPRAPRALTAAAPGSGKAKLTHPGKAILAGGLAGGIEICITFPTEYVKTQLQLDERAHPPRYRGIGDCVRQTVRSHGVLGLYRGLSSLLYGSIPKAAVRFGTFEFLSNQMRDAQGRLDSKRGLLCGLGAGVAEAVMVVCPMETIKVKFIHDQSSPNPKYRGFFHGVREIVREQGLKGTYQGLTATVLKQGSNQAIRFFVMTSLRNWYRGDNPNKPMNPLITGVFGAIAGAASVFGNTPLDVIKTRMQGLEAHKYRNTLDCGLQILKNEGPKAFYKGTVPRLGRVCLDVAIVFIIYDEVVKLLNKVWKTD; this comes from the exons ATGGCTGAGCCCCGCGCGCCCCGCGCTCTGACGGCCGCCGCACCCGGGTCCGGGAAGGCTAAGCTGACGCACCCCGGGAAGGCAATCCTGGCAG GCGGCCTGGCGGGAGGCATAGAAATCTGCATCACCTTCCCGACCGAGTACGTGAAGACGCAGTTGCAGCTAGATGAACGCGCGCACCCACCGCGGTACCGGGGCATCG GGGACTGCGTGCGGCAAACTGTCCGCAGCCATGGCGTCCTGGGCCTGTACCGCGGCCTCAGCTCCTTGCTCTACGGCTCCATCCCCAAGGCGGCTGTCAG GTTCGGGACGTTCGAGTTCCTCAGCAACCAAATGCGGGATGCTCAGGGTCGGCTCGACAGCAAGAGAGGGCTGTTGTGTGGTCTGGGCGCCGGCGTGGCGGAGGCAGTGATGGTCGTGTGCCCCATGGAGACCATCAAG GTGAAGTTCATTCACGACCAGAGTTCCCCCAACCCCAAGTACCGAGGATTTTTCCACGGGGTTAGGGAGATTGTTCGGGAACAAG GGTTAAAGGGGACGTACCAAGGCCTCACAGCAACTGTACTGAAGCAGGGCTCAAACCAAGCCATCCGATTCTTTGTTATGACCTCACTTCGCAACTGGTACCGAG GGGACAATCCCAACAAGCCTATGAATCCACTGATCACGGGGGTCTTTGGAGCCATTGCTGGTGCAGCCAGTGTCTTTGGGAACACGCCTCTGGATGTGATCAAGACCAGAATGCAG GGCCTGGAGGCACACAAATACCGGAACACACTGGACTGTGGCTTGCAGATCCTGAAAAATGAGGGGCCCAAGGC GTTCTACAAGGGCACTGTTCCCCGCCTGGGCAGAGTCTGCCTAGATGTGGCCATCGTGTTCATCATCTACGATGAGGTGGTAAAGCTGCTCAATAAAGTTTGGAAGACAGACTAA